A DNA window from Calliphora vicina chromosome 1, idCalVici1.1, whole genome shotgun sequence contains the following coding sequences:
- the LOC135960487 gene encoding uncharacterized protein LOC135960487, which translates to MADELSKLGFSYSSRDVHVKLQNFTQRYRKEKAAMGASAGSPSTWSQYGRVHQIIGGFKANLFSELKSESINDSSTSSSFPLNELSSSLPPVSPASDEAGTTASSAEPAKKRKLENFEKLSTDISEHRNKSNKLKRKRLAWSKASEEVLLDLWPSRLGELREQRKKGHIYAEMADELSKLGFSFSSRDVHVKLQNFTQRYRKEKAVTGGLPSTWSQYGRVHQIIGGLKTNLFTELKFESIDDSSTSSSSLPSPCTPLTEPSSPLQPVSSAPGEIGTPASSTEHTKKKRKLENFEKLSTAISEHLKKCEANERELIAIEKKKADSLDCIAKALISFLNKK; encoded by the exons ATGGCAGATGAGTTATCGAAGTTGGGATTCTCGTATAGCTCACGAGATGTACATGTAAAGTTGCAAAACTTTACACAACGGTACAG aaaaGAAAAAGCGGCAATGGGTGCATCTGCAGGATCGCCTTCTACATGGTCGCAGTATGGAAGGGTTCACCAAATTATTGGAGGCTTTAAAGCAAACTTGTTTTCCGAGTTAAAGTCTGAAAGCATTAATG atTCTTCCACATCATCATCATTTCCGTTGAATGAACTCTCCTCGTCTTTACCACCAGTTTCACCAGCATCTGATGAAGCAGGTACTACAGCCTCATCGGCAGAACCTGCGAAGAaaagaaaattggaaaattttgagAAGTTGTCCACCGACATATCGGAGCATCGTAATAAAT cGAACAAATTGAAGAGGAAGAGACTGGCGTGGAGTAAGGCCAGTGAAGAAGTTCTGCTTGACTTATGGCCAAGTCGATTGGGAGAGCTTCGTGAACAAAGGAAAAAAGGCCACATCTATGCAGAGATGGCAGACGAGCTATCGAAGCTGGGATTCTCATTTAGCTCACGAGATGTTCATGTAAAGTTGCAAAACTTTACACAGCGGTACAG AAAAGAAAAAGCGGTAACTGGAGGATTGCCTTCTACATGGTCGCAGTACGGAAGAGTTCACCAAATTATTGGAGGCTTGAAAACAAACTTGTTTACCGAGTTGAAGTTTGAAAGCATTGATG ATTCTtccacatcatcatcatcattgccGTCACCGTGTACACCATTGACTGAACCCTCCTCGCCACTACAACCAGTTTCATCAGCACCTGGTGAAATAGGTACGCCTGCCTCATCAACAGAACATACgaagaagaaaagaaaattggaaaattttgagAAGTTGTCCACCGCCATATCGGAGCATCTTAAGAAATGTGAGGCAAATGAAAGAGAGCTAATTGCAATAGAAAAGAAGAAGGCAGATAGTCTTGACTGCATCGCAAAAGCACTTATTTcctttctaaataaaaaataa
- the mRpL32 gene encoding large ribosomal subunit protein bL32m: protein MSRNLVFYFTNFINRLESLLPTIFQQNAGFPALALAGMPSTSAGRYGQNEQSSQRSLKDIIGDGILWAVPKHRRTVEKRLSRKFGYPEYNWKLLRTKTHLRTCNQCGHDHEAGILCPHCYNKVREETKLMQDQIQQQLGLDPVEQDVVVLYEGERSEQPSEMLNGKRIVEMPKPRPLWFTKNLLQKTTQQPSNSKEVKPNDLA from the exons atgtcacgcaatttagtattttactttacAAACTTCATTAACCGCTTAGAGTCTCTATTGCCCACCATATTTCAACAAAATGCAGGATTTCCTG CTTTGGCCTTAGCCGGTATGCCAAGTACCTCTGCCGGTCGTTATGGCCAAAATGAGCAATCCTCACAGCGTTCCCTGAAGGATATTATCGGAGATGGCATTTTGTGGGCTGTACCCAAACACAGACGTACTGTAGAGAAACGTTTGAGCCGTAAATTTGGTTATCCTGAATACAACTGGAAACTATTGCGTACTAAGACCCATTTGCGCACTTGCAATCAATGTGGCCATGACCATGAAGCTGGTATTTTGTGTCCTCATTGCTATAACAAAGTGCGTGAAGAAACCAAACTAATGCAAGATCAGATACAACAACAATTAGGTTTAGATCCTGTGGAACAAGATGTTGTAGTCTTGTATGAAGGAGAACGTTCTGAACAGCCTTCGGAAATGTTAAATGGCAAACGTATTGTGGAGATGCCCAAGCCCAGGCCTTTGTGGTTTACCAAAAATCTTTTGCAAAAGACTACACAACAACCTTCAAATTCCAAAGAAGTCAAGCCAAATGATTTAGCTTAA
- the LOC135960497 gene encoding methionyl-tRNA formyltransferase, mitochondrial, whose amino-acid sequence MIFSGISINFYKYKRKLTYFRSFTTQIDNNELKVLFFGTDNFSLPSLKVLHKHNSDVKNLGVVTSFKSPANCVRQYAEQQKLRLYKWPIVAEDCRAYDLGVVVSFGHLIPTQIIKAFPLGMINVHASLLPRWRGAAPIIYAIMNGDKETGVSIMRIEPKRFDVGDIFAQKPVTIQPDVYMPELHKELAGEGANLLLEVVKGYPQTFKNPLKQNEEEASYAPKITPAVTEIDWKSMLAQDIYNRHRALFTFKALIAKFQTKSVEILDAKLPPSTLKSPFSMESPHGALEYCKERKCLQVKCAKDTFVEVFLLRIEGKKAMKAIDFNNGFLKKLPKEEMKFHCNKLAVSC is encoded by the exons ATGATTTTTTCGggtatttcaataaatttttataaatataaaagaaaactgaCGTATTTCAGATCATTTACTACACAGATAgataataatgaattaaaagttttattttttggaactGACAATTTCTCATTGCCCAGTCTTAAAGTGTTACACAAGCATAATAG TGATGTTAAAAATTTAGGAGTTGTTACCTCATTTAAAAGTCCCGCAAATTGTGTGCGGCAGTATGCCGAACAACAAAAGTTACGTTTATATAAATGGCCTATAGTTGCGGAAGATTGTCGTGCATATGATTTAGGTGTTGTTGTCTCATTTGGCCACTTAATACCTACTCAAATAATTAAAGCATTTCCTTT AGGTATGATTAATGTGCATGCCAGTTTATTGCCCAGATGGCGCGGAGCTGCCCCTATTATTTATGCCATAATGAATGGTGATAAGGAAACTGGTGTTAGTATAATGCGTATAGAACCTAAACGTTTTGATGTTGGTGAT atttttgcccAAAAACCTGTAACTATTCAACCCGATGTATATATGCCGGAATTACATAAAGAATTGGCTGGGGAAGGAGCAAACTTGTTATTGGAAGTAGTCAAAGGTTATCCCCAAACCTTTAAAAACCCTTTAAAACAAAACGAAGAAGAGGCTTCAtatg cacccaaaattacaccagccGTAACTGAAATAGATTGGAAGAGCATGTTAGCGCAGGATATATACAACCGCCATAGGGcgttatttacatttaaagctTTAATCGCCAAATTTCAAACCAAATCTGTAGAAATATTAGATGCGAAATTACCACCTTCTACTCTTAAATCACCATTTTCGATGGAATCTCCCCATGGTGCATTGGAATATTGCAAAGAACGTAAATGCCTGCAAGTAAAATGTGCTAAGGACACATTTGTGGAAGTTTTTTTACTACGTATAGAGGGTAAAAAAGCCATGAAGGCCATAGATTTCAATAAtggctttttaaaaaagttgcctAAAGAAGAAATGAAATTTCATTGTAATAAATTGGCTGTTTCTTGTTAA
- the spn-F gene encoding protein spindle-F, translating into MDTLSPGNPNSSNQKQHLALRVALDTMKDRCILQQKRLSELEEENQQLRERLTQNNKSSGNASHNAGGVAENFQLRLQVSELQRQNVQLNAHINMVSAENRKLWQRLSQMAKDQSRTVKDKDSTLTNTSGGGGVVASDEGLSPRGGNGSANQNLIRSKTFTQHSPNPNLRHKLLSTDNCGSSEMLDVSLEADVALEVFGDESARQQTGADNDTGVAQVAMGFGFLNVDDSASNTSSQEQDFNIEARKCMEGLQEMRREAMKQQQDLNSVFALLESRIALQPCPECVKKSNKPEMADKSLETDESFNDVTKYTNTTTTNELNSIYADSSAKVIPMVQSNHMNIIQEKIIADETNNMCPMCGKIYGSQVTFESFCEHVEEHFHDDNIQDVDHSMEHNFELISHTVGDF; encoded by the exons aTGGACACCTTATCACCCGGAAACCCCAATAGCAGTAATCAGAAGCAGCATTTGGCCTTACGTGTAGCTTTGGATACGATGAAAGATCGTTGCATTTTACAACAGAAAAGACTTTCAGAATTGGAAGAGGAAAATCAACAGTTACGCGAACGTTTGACACAAAACAACAAGTCGAGCGGCAATGCGTCACATAATGCTGGTGGAGTGGCTGAAAATTTTCAACTGCGCTTACAGGTCTCCGAACTGCAACGACAAAATGTACAGCTCAATGCCCACATCAATATGGTGTCGGCTGAGAACCGTAAGCTCTGGCAGCGTCTGTCACAAATGGCCAAAGACCAAAGTAGAACCGTAAAGGATAAGGACTCAACGCTAACAAACACTAGTGGTGGCGGAGGAGTGGTTGCCAGCGATGAAGGTTTGAGTCCTCGTGGCGGTAATGGTTCTGCTAATCAAAACCTTATTCGCTCTAAGACATTCACACAGCATTCTCCAAACCCAAATTTACGACATAAGTTATTGTCGACCGATAATTGCGGCTCTAGCGAAATGTTGGATGTCAGTTTGGAGGCAGATGTTGCATTAGAGGTCTTTGGTGATGAGAGCGCCAGACAACAGACAGGTGCTGACAATGATACAGGTGTAGCACAGGTGGCTATgggttttggttttttaaatgttgatgACTCAGCATCAAATACATCGTCGCAGGAGCAAGACTTTAATATAGAGGCTCGTAAATGTATGGAGGGTTTGCAAGAAATGCGCCGCGAGGCTATGAAACAACAACAGGATCTCAATTCGGTTTTCGCACTGCTAGAGAGTCGTATTG CTCTTCAACCCTGTCCGGAGTGtgttaaaaaatctaataaaccTGAAATGGCTGACAAAAGTCTAGAAACCGATGAGAGTTTTAATGATGTAACAAAATACACCAACACTACTACTACAAACGAGCTAAACAGTATTTACGCTGATTCATCAGCTAAAGTAATACCAATGGTTCAAAGCAATCACATGAACATAATACAGGAGAAAATAATAGCTGATGAAACCAACAATATGTGTCCTATGTGTGGTAAAATATACGGCAGTCAAGTTACATTTGAATCATTCTGTGAGCATGTCGAAGAACATTTTCATGACGATAACATACAGGATGTAGATCACAGTATGGAgcataattttgaattaatatcCCATACGGTGGGTGATTTCTGA